One segment of Neodiprion fabricii isolate iyNeoFabr1 chromosome 1, iyNeoFabr1.1, whole genome shotgun sequence DNA contains the following:
- the LOC124174968 gene encoding trans-Golgi network integral membrane protein 2-like has translation MKSTVDRMNYVPFIYLCLTTIYGVSYGENRVTLEKSNCNLKAVFFAPEYEKYCGTSVIPSSLPPLNDDKSELIYLCTGIRYAVIKFCEFHSQLNKSYEINLTKSYILEELKKVAKQPSKENEICTALLSTLSNSGYEKIMNYGGKNIDSIPNFTLLNQTLNLKCDRLCSSANLTVTVKPICPILLWVNRILVGSTTPMPRGSNEALKTAILTESTNSPSSSHDNVKPAQPSGHNSGSRLEKTVKGPNQQENHPSQELLPAGTQNIGNNSVSDTKKSENNEAQHEEQEIKETNESKAGVKDAPIDQIHPPNENLSHSSSTNDVKTDAVAHLNSNEKMNKTVPITPPSVKVSTTVKIKLAAPHDTDKIENSGKASQRNEEPLSPELEEVRDDVSNDGNDGIENPVAERTKTDGSSSFVDKDIERGIGNNVPKPPPASTMDPPQHFFTYFMVISVTCLICYIAYHKKQKIMALLFEGRKSRGRGRRRPNTANYRKLDCTLEEAVTSQCNSNVTHVIY, from the exons atgaaatcAACTGTGGACAGAATGAATTACGTGCCCTTTATTTACCTCTGCTTAACCACAATTTACGGCGTATCGTACGGGGAAAACAGAGTAACATTAGAAAAATCAAACTGTAATCTGAAAGCTGTATTTTTTGCACCAGagtacgaaaaatattgcgGTACGTCGGTAATACCTTCGTCGTTACCTCCATTGAATGATGACAAAAGTGAACTGATTTACTTATGCACAGGTATTCGTTATgctgtaattaaattttgcgAGTTTCATTCTCAGTTAAATAAAAGTTACGAAATCAACCTAACAAAATCTTACATTCttgaggaattaaaaaaagtagCGAAGCAGCCGTCGAAAGAGAATGAGATATGTACTGCTCTGTTGAGTACCTTGTCGAACTCCggttatgagaaaattatgaaCTACGGTGGCAAAAATATAGACTCAATACCCAACTTTACGTTACTCAACCAAACATTGAATTTGAAGTGTGATAGGCTCTGTTCTAGCGCCAATCTTACGGTAACTGTTAAACCAATATGTCCCATCTTATTATGGGTGAATCGAATCCTTGTCGGCAGTACAACACCTATGCCAAGAGGTAGCAATGAGGCGTTGAAAACTGCGATATTAACTGAGTCGACAAATTCACCCAGCTCCAGCCATGATAATGTCAAACCAGCTCAACCTTCTGGTCATAATAGTGGTTCCAGACttgaaaaaactgtcaaaGGTCCAAATCAACAAGAGAATCATCCAAGCCAAGAACTTCTGCCGGCTGGTACTCAAAACATAGGAAATAATTCTGTGTCAGATACaaagaaatcagaaaataatGAAGCTCAACACGAAGAACAAGAAATCAAAGAAACAAATGAAAGCAAAGCCGGTGTTAAAGATGCACCAATTGACCAAATACATCCTCCAAACGAGAACTTATCACATTCTTCGAGCACCAACGACGTTAAAACTGATGCAGTTGCTCATctaaattcgaatgaaaaaatgaataaaactgtACCAATTACACCACCATCTGTAAAAGTATCTACtactgtaaaaataaaactagcTGCGCCTCACGATActgataaaatagaaaattcagGCAAGGCTTCTCAAAGAAATGAGGAACCACTAAGTCCTGAACTTGAAGAAGTTCGTGATGATGTTTCCAATGATGGAAATGATGGAATTGAGAATCCAGTCGCAGAGAGAACTAAAACAGATGGCTCATCATCTTTCGTTGACAAGGATATTGAGCGAG GAATCGGCAATAATGTACCAAAACCTCCACCAGCAAGTACGATGGATCCGCCTCAGCACTTCTTTACTTATTTCATGGTGATATCCGTAACATGCCTTATTTGCTACATAGCGTACCATAAGAAGCAGAAG ATAATGGCACTACTATTTGAGGGTCGAAAATCCCGAGGGCGTGGTAGAAGAAGACCAAATACAGCGAATTATCGAAAGCTTGACTGTACGCTTGAAGAGGCAGTTACTTCGCAATGTAATTCTAATGTTACGCACGTAATATATTGA